The following proteins come from a genomic window of Bacillus sp. Marseille-P3661:
- a CDS encoding cupin domain-containing protein: MAIKAVNLKEMANSLESRKVILMNGPKFHTWLHVYHNPGDHDEMHCHNADQTFYCIDGECTVYYKDGDKEKKDVLKPGMVALIPGGQFYWIKNTGSSKMVLMGSRALSYEQSMKIDYTSRENVNAHKLKEPPKATKILI; this comes from the coding sequence TTGGCAATTAAAGCTGTAAACCTTAAAGAAATGGCCAATAGTTTAGAAAGTAGAAAAGTAATCTTAATGAATGGCCCAAAATTTCACACTTGGTTACATGTTTATCATAATCCAGGTGATCACGACGAAATGCATTGTCATAATGCAGATCAAACGTTTTATTGTATCGATGGTGAATGCACGGTTTATTACAAAGACGGAGATAAAGAAAAAAAGGATGTGTTAAAACCAGGAATGGTAGCCTTAATTCCAGGTGGTCAATTTTATTGGATTAAAAATACAGGATCTTCTAAGATGGTCCTAATGGGAAGTCGTGCACTTAGTTATGAACAAAGCATGAAGATAGATTATACGTCTCGTGAAAATGTTAATGCACATAAATTAAAAGAACCACCAAAAGCTACAAAGATATTAATATAA